The genomic stretch ACAACGCGTCCTATCACCCCTAAGATATTATACTAAATTATATAACTATTAATACCGAATTCTAAATTTGGAAGTATTTTTCTTAAGTTGGAAGTGGCCAAATTGAAAATTTCCATAAAATAAGACCCCCAAAAACGCCGCCCCATTATTTCCGCCGTCTAGTGCAGAAATAATTAAAAGCAAagacttttatttattttttattattaccaGCCACCGCCTCCGCTTACCCAACTCCAACTCCGAGCCGACCGACCCATGGAGAAGGAGGGCGGCGACGGAGCACCATTGCGATCCCCGGCGACGACGGTTCCACCGGCGGAGGAAGAGATCCCGGCGGGCCTTACGCCTGAGGAGTACTCCGATCTGCGCCCCCGAGTGGCATCCCATCATCGGTACCATGTTGACCCGGCACAGTGCTCCTCCCTCCTCGCCCAGCGGATCCGCGCTCCCGCTGACATCGTCTGGTCCGTGGTCCGCCGCTTCGACCGGCCCCAGGCCTACAAGCACTTCATCCGCAGCTGCGCCATCAAGGGCGACGGGGAGATCTGCCCGGGCTGCCTCCGCGAGGTCAGTGTCATCTCCGGCCTGCCGGCCAGTACCAGCACCGAGCGACTCGACGTTCTCGATGAGGCCGGGCGGGTCACCGGCTTCACCATCGTCGGCGGCGAGCACCGCCTCCGCAACTACCGATCCGTCACCACCGTCGACGAGGTGCGCCCCAAGGGCGAGGGGGAGGGCGCGCCCTGGGCGGTGGTCCTGGAATCGTATGTGGTGGACGTGCCGGAGGGGAACACGGAGGAAGACACTCGTCTCTTCGCCGACACCGTCGTCCGCCTCAACCTCCAGAAGCTCGCGTCCCTGGCGGAGGCGATGGCCGCGGCGGAATCCGAGGAGGCCAAAGCCGCCGCGGCGCCGCCCTCGGCGAAGTGATTTGCCTCCCCGACTCTTGCTTTGGGGTTTCTGATGTGATGTTGGTAAAATTACCAAAACCACCTCCTCATTTTGTTAATTGCAAAGCATGAACACTTATCCAACCAATGTCATTGTTGTTCACtaatccttcttcttcttgtttgtaTTGTTCAAAATTGTATCTTGTAAAAGTGATCAGAGCTGGTGCTTATGCTTATGGAGAATGAAAGGTACAATATTTATCCCCATCTCCTCTCATTTTGCTGTCTAATTGTTGTTGTGACTATTAATTTCAATTCATGTCATGGCTCTTCATAATATCATATTTTCTCCAGTTCCATCCTCTGTTTGTTTTGATCTGGGTGCATTCAGTTCAACTGGTTAAA from Zingiber officinale cultivar Zhangliang chromosome 5B, Zo_v1.1, whole genome shotgun sequence encodes the following:
- the LOC121984951 gene encoding abscisic acid receptor PYR1-like; its protein translation is MEKEGGDGAPLRSPATTVPPAEEEIPAGLTPEEYSDLRPRVASHHRYHVDPAQCSSLLAQRIRAPADIVWSVVRRFDRPQAYKHFIRSCAIKGDGEICPGCLREVSVISGLPASTSTERLDVLDEAGRVTGFTIVGGEHRLRNYRSVTTVDEVRPKGEGEGAPWAVVLESYVVDVPEGNTEEDTRLFADTVVRLNLQKLASLAEAMAAAESEEAKAAAAPPSAK